One part of the Acetoanaerobium sticklandii genome encodes these proteins:
- a CDS encoding KOW domain-containing RNA-binding protein, producing MNGKIQIGQIVKSISGRDQNRYFIIVSIVDDKNVLISDGKLRKIQNPKLKKLKHLKLMPAVSGDMDKINYKDLQSQNAFIRKELEKLGYSNIREV from the coding sequence TTGAATGGGAAAATTCAGATAGGTCAGATAGTAAAAAGCATTTCAGGAAGAGATCAAAATAGATATTTTATAATTGTCAGCATTGTTGATGATAAGAATGTACTCATTTCTGATGGTAAGCTTAGAAAAATTCAAAATCCTAAACTTAAAAAGCTAAAGCATCTTAAATTAATGCCAGCCGTTTCAGGAGATATGGATAAAATAAATTACAAAGACCTGCAAAGCCAAAATGCTTTTATAAGAAAAGAACTTGAAAAGCTAGGATATTCTAACATAAGGGAGGTATAA
- the secY gene encoding preprotein translocase subunit SecY, producing MFKTLQNALKIPDLRKKLVFTFLMLVVFRIGTAIPVPGINVDVIKQMISQQAGILSFYDIVAGGAFSNFTIFALSITPYITSSIVIQLLTVAIPALEDMQKSGEEGRKKILQYTRYLTVVLALIQATAIGIGFFNSALVSDSILSKISVVLTLTAGTAFLMWLGEQITEKGIGNGISLLIFAGIVSRIPQATVQTFELVKSGELNFIQVGVFLIISVAIIVGVILVLQGVRKIPVQYAKRVVGRKTYGGQSTHIPLKVNQAGVIPVIFAVSLLAFPQTLGIFIKNPEYQAFVSKWFTASGNPGIYVYTLMEFLLVVFFTYFYISITFKPDEVADNMKNSNGFIPGIRPGKSTEEYLARVLNRLTLAGAVFLALIASLPTIIYAATNIPFRFGGTSLLIVVGVAIETMKQIEAQMVMRHYQGFLK from the coding sequence ATGTTTAAGACACTTCAAAATGCTCTTAAGATACCGGATTTAAGAAAAAAATTGGTATTTACCTTTTTAATGCTGGTAGTATTTAGAATAGGTACAGCAATTCCTGTTCCAGGAATAAACGTCGATGTAATAAAACAAATGATTTCTCAACAGGCAGGCATACTATCTTTTTATGATATCGTAGCTGGAGGAGCATTTAGTAATTTTACGATCTTTGCGCTGAGCATCACGCCGTACATTACATCATCGATAGTAATCCAACTTCTGACAGTTGCTATACCTGCACTTGAAGACATGCAGAAATCTGGTGAAGAGGGAAGAAAGAAAATCCTTCAGTACACTAGATATCTTACAGTAGTATTAGCACTTATTCAGGCTACTGCTATTGGAATTGGATTCTTTAACAGTGCCCTTGTTTCGGATTCTATACTTAGTAAAATAAGCGTAGTTTTAACTCTTACAGCAGGAACAGCATTTTTGATGTGGCTTGGAGAGCAAATTACCGAAAAAGGCATTGGAAACGGAATTTCACTTTTAATCTTCGCTGGTATTGTATCTAGAATACCACAGGCTACTGTTCAAACTTTTGAACTTGTAAAGTCTGGAGAGCTTAATTTTATTCAAGTAGGTGTGTTTTTAATAATCTCTGTAGCTATAATAGTAGGAGTTATCCTAGTGCTTCAGGGAGTTAGAAAAATACCTGTTCAGTATGCAAAAAGAGTTGTAGGAAGAAAAACTTACGGAGGTCAATCAACGCACATCCCTCTAAAAGTAAATCAAGCTGGAGTAATACCTGTAATCTTTGCAGTATCTCTACTTGCATTCCCACAGACTCTAGGTATATTTATAAAAAATCCTGAGTATCAGGCATTTGTCTCAAAATGGTTCACAGCAAGTGGAAACCCAGGAATCTATGTATATACACTTATGGAATTCCTACTAGTAGTATTCTTCACATATTTCTATATATCAATTACGTTTAAACCTGACGAAGTTGCAGATAATATGAAAAACTCAAATGGATTCATTCCAGGAATAAGACCAGGAAAATCTACAGAGGAATATTTAGCAAGAGTACTTAACAGATTGACACTTGCAGGAGCAGTTTTCTTAGCATTAATAGCTTCCCTACCAACTATCATTTATGCGGCAACTAACATACCGTTTAGATTTGGCGGAACATCATTACTGATTGTTGTCGGTGTTGCTATTGAAACAATGAAGCAAATTGAAGCGCAAATGGTAATGAGACATTATCAAGGCTTTTTAAAATAA
- the rplO gene encoding 50S ribosomal protein L15: MKLHELKPAKGAVRAKRRIGRGTATGQGKTAGRGQDGQWSRSGGGVRPGFEGGQMPLYRRLPKRGFNNFEFEARYTILNVDKLNAFEDGTEVTPELLKETGIIRKIEKDGVKILGNGSIEKKLTIKANKFTKSAAEKIEAAGGKAEVI, from the coding sequence ATGAAACTACACGAGTTAAAACCAGCTAAAGGCGCAGTTAGAGCTAAGAGAAGAATCGGTAGAGGTACTGCGACTGGTCAAGGTAAAACTGCAGGTAGAGGACAAGACGGTCAATGGTCACGTTCAGGTGGAGGAGTTAGACCTGGATTTGAGGGTGGACAGATGCCTCTATATAGAAGACTTCCTAAAAGAGGATTTAATAACTTCGAATTCGAAGCTAGATATACAATCTTAAATGTAGATAAGTTAAATGCCTTTGAAGATGGAACTGAAGTTACACCAGAGCTTTTAAAAGAGACTGGAATCATCAGAAAAATCGAAAAAGATGGCGTTAAGATACTAGGAAATGGCAGCATAGAAAAGAAACTTACAATCAAAGCAAATAAGTTCACAAAATCAGCTGCAGAGAAGATAGAAGCCGCTGGAGGAAAGGCCGAGGTGATCTAA
- the rplX gene encoding 50S ribosomal protein L24: MRIKSGDTVVVISGKDKGKKGKVLEVITSKDKVLVEGVNVATKHQKPNQKNPQGGIIHIEQPIHVSNVMLFDAKAGKGVRVGMKKLENGDKVRISKKSGEQI; this comes from the coding sequence GTGCGTATTAAAAGTGGAGATACCGTAGTAGTAATAAGCGGAAAAGATAAAGGTAAAAAAGGTAAAGTACTAGAAGTTATCACTTCTAAAGATAAAGTTCTTGTAGAAGGCGTTAACGTGGCTACTAAACACCAAAAGCCAAACCAAAAGAACCCTCAGGGTGGAATTATTCACATAGAACAACCTATTCATGTATCTAACGTTATGCTTTTCGATGCTAAAGCTGGAAAAGGTGTTAGAGTTGGAATGAAGAAATTAGAAAACGGAGATAAAGTTCGTATATCTAAGAAATCAGGAGAGCAAATATAA
- the map gene encoding type I methionyl aminopeptidase → MIIIKSKHEVELLRDAGKIVAETHEIIRDAIKEGISTYELDQIAEKNITKYNAIPSFKGYGGFSGSICASLNEVVVHGIPSKDIILKNGDIISIDIGAFYKGYHGDAAKTHPVGEISGNDKLLIDVTRQSFYEGIKHAVVGNRLSDISHAIEVYATRYGFSIVKDFVGHGVGKELHEEPQIPNYGPAGRGPRLQEGMVLAIEPMVNQGTYKVKVLGDGWTAVTLDGKKSAHYEHTIAITSEQPLLLTAL, encoded by the coding sequence ATGATTATTATAAAATCAAAACATGAAGTTGAGCTATTAAGAGATGCTGGAAAAATAGTTGCTGAAACTCATGAAATCATAAGAGATGCGATTAAAGAAGGCATTAGCACTTATGAGCTAGATCAAATAGCAGAAAAAAATATAACCAAGTATAATGCGATTCCTTCTTTTAAAGGATATGGTGGATTTTCTGGAAGCATCTGCGCTTCATTAAATGAAGTTGTAGTTCACGGAATACCATCAAAAGATATCATACTGAAAAATGGTGACATTATAAGTATTGATATTGGAGCATTTTATAAAGGCTATCATGGAGATGCTGCAAAAACACATCCTGTTGGCGAGATATCTGGAAATGATAAACTTTTGATAGATGTAACCAGACAAAGCTTTTATGAAGGAATCAAACATGCTGTAGTGGGGAATAGACTATCGGATATTTCACATGCTATTGAGGTATATGCTACGCGTTATGGATTTTCTATAGTTAAAGACTTTGTTGGACATGGTGTTGGAAAAGAGCTACATGAAGAGCCTCAGATTCCAAATTACGGCCCAGCTGGTAGAGGTCCTAGGCTTCAAGAAGGCATGGTGTTGGCGATAGAACCCATGGTAAATCAAGGAACCTATAAGGTTAAAGTGTTAGGCGACGGTTGGACAGCAGTGACGCTAGATGGTAAAAAATCTGCTCACTATGAACATACCATTGCTATAACCAGTGAACAGCCACTGCTGTTAACAGCGCTATAG
- the rpsQ gene encoding 30S ribosomal protein S17 gives MKRETTRKTRIGYVTSDKMDKTVVVSIVELVRHPLYGKAVKKTVKYKAHDEENKCKIGDRVKIMETRPLSKDKRWRIVEVVERAAE, from the coding sequence ATGAAAAGAGAAACAACTAGAAAAACAAGAATTGGATATGTTACTTCAGATAAAATGGATAAGACTGTTGTAGTATCTATAGTAGAACTAGTACGTCATCCTCTATATGGAAAAGCAGTTAAGAAAACTGTAAAATATAAAGCTCATGACGAGGAAAATAAATGCAAAATAGGTGACAGAGTCAAAATAATGGAGACTCGTCCTCTTTCGAAAGATAAAAGATGGAGAATTGTGGAAGTAGTAGAAAGAGCTGCTGAATAA
- the rpsE gene encoding 30S ribosomal protein S5 — translation MLKKPIDARQLDIEEKVIDIRRVTKVVKGGRNFRFAALVVVGDRNGHVGIGTGKAMEVPEAIRKAVEDAKKNLITVPIVGTTVPHRIQGRYGAGNVLIMPAKEGTGVIAGGPVRDVLELAGLKDVRSKSLGTNNARNVVNATMQGLASLRKIEDVATLRGKKVEDLLG, via the coding sequence ATGCTTAAAAAGCCAATAGATGCTAGACAACTAGATATCGAAGAAAAAGTTATTGACATAAGAAGAGTTACAAAAGTTGTTAAAGGTGGTAGAAACTTTAGATTTGCTGCGCTTGTAGTTGTTGGAGACAGAAACGGACACGTAGGAATCGGTACTGGAAAAGCTATGGAAGTACCTGAGGCTATTCGTAAGGCAGTGGAAGACGCTAAGAAGAACCTTATCACAGTTCCTATAGTTGGAACTACTGTACCTCACAGAATCCAAGGAAGATACGGAGCAGGAAATGTTCTTATCATGCCAGCTAAAGAAGGTACTGGAGTTATCGCAGGAGGACCTGTTCGTGACGTGTTAGAGCTAGCTGGTCTTAAAGACGTTAGATCTAAATCACTAGGAACAAACAATGCGAGAAACGTTGTTAACGCAACAATGCAAGGTCTTGCTTCACTTAGAAAAATCGAAGACGTAGCAACCCTAAGAGGTAAAAAAGTAGAAGATCTTTTAGGTTAG
- the rplV gene encoding 50S ribosomal protein L22 codes for MEAKAIAKYVRTSPRKAGQICSLVRGKNVEEAIAILKYMPQKSAGIIAKVVKSAAANAENNMNMDPKKLYVSEVYANQGPTLKRFMPRAQGRATGIRKRTSHIGVVVRER; via the coding sequence ATGGAAGCTAAAGCGATAGCTAAATATGTAAGAACTTCTCCGCGTAAAGCTGGACAAATTTGCTCTTTAGTAAGAGGCAAAAATGTAGAAGAAGCAATTGCAATATTAAAATACATGCCGCAAAAAAGCGCGGGTATCATTGCTAAGGTTGTAAAATCAGCTGCTGCAAATGCGGAAAACAATATGAATATGGACCCTAAAAAACTCTATGTTTCTGAAGTTTACGCAAACCAAGGACCAACGCTTAAAAGATTTATGCCAAGAGCTCAAGGTAGAGCTACTGGAATAAGAAAAAGAACAAGTCATATTGGCGTTGTTGTAAGAGAAAGATAA
- a CDS encoding adenylate kinase yields MRLILLGPPGAGKGTQASGIVDRYKVPHISTGDIFRKNIKENTELGRKAKEYMDKGLLVPDELVVAIVEDRLKEADASEGFLLDGFPRTENQAQALDTALEKMDTKLDKVINIEVDKSILVGRAVGRRICKNCGATYHIEFNKPKQEGICDLCQGELFQRSDDTEETVSKRIEVYLNETQPLIDYYTKKDILVTIDGQQDINKVLEDIVSALGSEK; encoded by the coding sequence ATGAGATTAATACTTTTAGGACCTCCAGGGGCTGGAAAAGGTACACAAGCTTCTGGGATCGTAGATAGATACAAAGTGCCTCATATTTCTACTGGTGATATCTTTAGAAAAAACATTAAAGAAAACACTGAGCTTGGAAGAAAAGCTAAAGAATATATGGATAAAGGATTACTTGTACCAGATGAACTTGTAGTAGCGATTGTTGAAGATAGACTAAAAGAAGCTGATGCAAGTGAAGGCTTCTTGCTAGATGGATTCCCAAGAACAGAAAACCAAGCTCAGGCTTTGGATACTGCTCTTGAAAAAATGGATACCAAGCTAGATAAAGTAATCAATATAGAAGTTGATAAAAGTATACTTGTAGGCAGAGCTGTAGGAAGAAGAATTTGTAAAAACTGTGGAGCTACTTACCACATAGAATTCAATAAGCCTAAGCAAGAAGGAATCTGCGACTTATGTCAAGGTGAACTTTTCCAAAGATCTGACGACACTGAAGAAACAGTATCAAAGAGAATTGAAGTATATCTAAATGAAACACAACCTCTTATTGACTACTACACGAAAAAAGATATCCTAGTGACTATTGACGGTCAGCAGGATATAAATAAGGTGCTTGAGGATATAGTAAGTGCCTTGGGAAGTGAAAAATAA
- the infA gene encoding translation initiation factor IF-1 — translation MSKKDVIELEGTIIDALPNAMFKVKLENDHEIIAHISGKLRMHFIRILPGDKVTVELSPYDLTKGRITWRKK, via the coding sequence ATGTCCAAAAAAGACGTTATAGAATTGGAAGGTACGATAATAGACGCACTTCCAAATGCTATGTTTAAAGTTAAACTAGAAAATGATCATGAAATTATAGCTCATATTTCAGGAAAATTAAGAATGCACTTCATAAGAATACTTCCTGGAGACAAGGTAACTGTTGAACTTTCTCCCTACGATCTTACTAAAGGGAGAATTACTTGGCGAAAGAAGTAG
- the rplP gene encoding 50S ribosomal protein L16, translating to MLMPKRVKRRRVHRGSMAGKAQKGNTITYGDYGLVALEPAWITSNQIEAARIAINRSVRRGGKVWIKIFPHKPVTQKPAETRMGAGKGSPEYWVAVVKPGRVMFEMSGVSEERAREAMRLAMHKLPIKCKFVKREETEVKGGEADES from the coding sequence ATGTTAATGCCAAAAAGAGTTAAGCGTCGTAGAGTTCATAGAGGCAGTATGGCAGGTAAAGCTCAAAAAGGTAATACCATAACATACGGTGATTATGGCCTAGTGGCACTTGAGCCAGCTTGGATCACATCGAATCAAATAGAAGCAGCCCGTATCGCTATTAATAGATCAGTAAGAAGAGGCGGTAAGGTATGGATAAAAATATTCCCTCATAAGCCTGTAACACAAAAACCGGCTGAAACTCGTATGGGTGCTGGTAAAGGTTCACCTGAGTACTGGGTAGCAGTAGTAAAGCCTGGTAGAGTAATGTTTGAAATGTCAGGGGTATCAGAGGAAAGAGCAAGAGAAGCTATGAGACTAGCTATGCACAAATTACCTATTAAATGTAAATTTGTGAAGCGTGAGGAAACAGAAGTAAAGGGTGGTGAAGCTGATGAAAGCTAA
- the rplF gene encoding 50S ribosomal protein L6 encodes MSRIGRKPITVPSGVEVKIDDKNLVTVKGPKGTLTEQISKDLKIELNEGELVVTRPTDNKKHRSLHGLSRTLIDNMIIGVTEGYSKKLEIVGVGYRAAKQGKKLVLSLGFSHPVEMEDPDGIEVEVPSQTEILIKGINKQLVGNYAAKVRAWREPEPYKGKGIRYSGEYVRRKEGKTGKK; translated from the coding sequence ATGTCAAGAATAGGACGTAAACCTATAACCGTTCCAAGCGGTGTAGAAGTTAAAATAGATGATAAAAACCTAGTTACAGTTAAAGGACCTAAGGGAACATTAACTGAGCAAATTTCAAAAGATCTTAAGATTGAACTTAATGAAGGTGAGCTAGTTGTTACTAGACCTACTGACAACAAGAAGCATAGATCATTACATGGTCTTTCTAGAACACTTATTGACAACATGATAATAGGCGTAACAGAAGGATACTCAAAGAAACTTGAAATAGTTGGAGTTGGATACAGAGCTGCTAAGCAAGGAAAGAAACTAGTACTTAGCTTAGGATTCTCACACCCAGTTGAAATGGAAGATCCAGATGGCATTGAAGTTGAAGTTCCGTCTCAAACAGAGATTTTAATCAAAGGAATCAACAAGCAATTAGTTGGTAACTATGCTGCTAAAGTAAGAGCATGGAGAGAGCCAGAACCATACAAAGGCAAAGGAATCCGTTACTCTGGAGAATATGTAAGACGTAAAGAAGGTAAGACAGGTAAGAAATAA
- the rplN gene encoding 50S ribosomal protein L14, whose product MIQQESRLKVADNSGAKEILCIRVLGGSKRKSGNIGDIIVASVKSATPGGVVKKGKVVKAVIVRSKQGLRRKDGSYIKFDENAAVIIKDDKTPTGTRIFGPVARELRDKQFMKIVSLAPEVL is encoded by the coding sequence ATGATACAACAAGAATCTAGACTTAAGGTCGCTGATAACTCTGGAGCTAAAGAAATTCTTTGCATTAGAGTACTAGGCGGATCTAAAAGAAAGTCAGGAAACATCGGTGACATAATCGTTGCTTCAGTTAAAAGTGCAACACCAGGCGGAGTTGTTAAAAAAGGTAAAGTAGTAAAGGCGGTTATAGTACGCTCAAAGCAAGGACTTAGAAGAAAAGACGGTAGCTACATCAAGTTTGATGAGAACGCTGCTGTAATTATAAAAGATGATAAAACTCCAACAGGAACACGTATATTTGGACCTGTAGCAAGAGAGCTTAGAGATAAGCAGTTCATGAAGATCGTTTCCCTTGCACCAGAAGTTCTATAA
- the rpmC gene encoding 50S ribosomal protein L29, translating to MKAKELRDMTVIELGSKLNELKGELFNLRFQLATGQLDNPVKLRFIRKDIARVKTILNEKQKANA from the coding sequence ATGAAAGCTAAAGAGTTAAGAGATATGACTGTTATTGAACTTGGATCTAAACTCAACGAACTTAAAGGTGAACTCTTTAACCTTCGTTTCCAGTTGGCTACAGGACAGCTAGACAATCCAGTGAAATTAAGATTTATAAGAAAAGATATTGCACGTGTTAAGACCATCCTTAACGAAAAACAAAAGGCTAACGCATAA
- the rpsM gene encoding 30S ribosomal protein S13, which yields MARIAGVDLPREKRVIIGLTYIFGIGKNTSAQILSATGINESTRIKDLTEEEVNLLRKEIDNYNVEGDLRREISLNIKRLRDIRCYRGIRHMKGLPVRGQKTKTNARTRKGPKRTVGRKKKK from the coding sequence ATGGCTCGTATCGCCGGTGTAGACTTACCAAGAGAAAAAAGAGTAATAATTGGTCTGACATATATATTCGGAATAGGAAAGAATACTTCTGCTCAAATCTTATCAGCTACTGGTATTAACGAAAGTACTAGAATCAAAGATTTAACAGAGGAAGAAGTTAACCTATTAAGAAAAGAGATCGATAATTATAACGTAGAGGGAGATTTACGTAGAGAGATTTCTTTAAATATTAAGAGACTTAGAGATATCAGATGCTACAGAGGTATCAGACATATGAAAGGACTTCCAGTTAGAGGTCAAAAGACTAAAACTAACGCAAGAACTAGAAAAGGTCCTAAGAGAACTGTTGGTCGTAAGAAGAAAAAATAA
- the rpsS gene encoding 30S ribosomal protein S19 — MGRSAKKGPFVHEGLLKKVQEMNKNNDKTVIKVWSRSSTIFPEFVGHTIAVHDGRKHVPVYVTEDMVGHKLGEFVPTRTFKGHKDDDRTSKRK; from the coding sequence ATGGGAAGATCAGCTAAAAAAGGGCCTTTCGTACATGAAGGACTTTTAAAGAAAGTACAAGAAATGAACAAAAACAACGATAAAACTGTTATAAAAGTATGGTCTAGATCGTCAACAATATTCCCTGAATTTGTAGGACATACTATAGCTGTACATGATGGCAGAAAGCACGTGCCAGTATATGTTACTGAAGATATGGTTGGACATAAGTTAGGAGAATTCGTTCCTACTAGAACATTCAAGGGACATAAAGACGACGATAGAACAAGTAAAAGAAAATAA
- the rpsC gene encoding 30S ribosomal protein S3, with translation MGQKVNPHGLRVGINKDWDSKWFANKGDFAAFLQEDFKIRKVLKKKLYLSGIPKIEIERSGNKVKLNIFTAKPGMVIGKGGQGIEEIKSEVEKMTGKQVFVNILEVKRPEMDSQLVAENIALALERRVAFRRAMKQAMQRAMRSGAKGIKVSTSGRLGGAEMARTEGYSEGNVPLHTLRADIDYGFAEADTTYGKLGVKVWICKGEILPTRKGPKRELDSVMPKEEKKKPRRRDDGFNRRNDRGQGGQGDRRNSQRTPRPSSN, from the coding sequence ATGGGTCAAAAAGTAAACCCACATGGACTTAGAGTCGGTATTAATAAAGACTGGGATTCAAAATGGTTTGCAAATAAAGGAGACTTCGCAGCTTTTTTACAGGAAGATTTTAAAATCAGAAAAGTATTAAAGAAGAAGCTTTATTTGTCAGGCATTCCTAAAATAGAAATTGAAAGATCAGGAAATAAAGTAAAATTAAACATCTTTACTGCTAAACCAGGAATGGTTATAGGAAAAGGTGGACAAGGCATCGAGGAAATCAAAAGCGAAGTTGAAAAAATGACTGGCAAACAAGTTTTTGTAAACATTCTTGAAGTTAAAAGACCAGAAATGGATTCTCAACTAGTAGCTGAAAATATAGCACTTGCACTTGAAAGACGTGTTGCTTTTAGAAGAGCTATGAAACAAGCTATGCAAAGAGCTATGAGGTCTGGAGCTAAAGGTATCAAGGTTTCTACATCAGGAAGACTTGGTGGAGCGGAAATGGCTAGAACTGAAGGATATTCAGAAGGAAACGTGCCACTTCATACACTTAGAGCAGATATCGATTATGGATTTGCAGAAGCTGATACTACTTACGGAAAACTAGGCGTTAAGGTGTGGATTTGTAAGGGAGAAATTCTTCCAACAAGAAAAGGACCAAAAAGAGAGTTAGACTCAGTTATGCCTAAAGAAGAAAAGAAAAAACCAAGAAGAAGAGATGACGGATTTAATAGAAGAAATGATAGAGGACAAGGTGGTCAAGGAGACAGAAGAAATTCTCAAAGAACCCCAAGACCTTCTAGTAATTAG
- the rpmD gene encoding 50S ribosomal protein L30: MAKLKITLVKSVIATKPNQRKTVTALGLTKREQTVEKPDNAQIRGMIEVVKHLVKVEEA; this comes from the coding sequence ATGGCAAAACTAAAAATAACGCTTGTAAAAAGTGTAATAGCTACAAAGCCAAATCAGAGAAAAACTGTAACAGCTCTTGGACTTACTAAGAGAGAGCAAACAGTAGAAAAGCCTGATAACGCTCAAATCAGAGGTATGATTGAAGTAGTAAAACATCTTGTGAAAGTAGAAGAAGCTTAA
- a CDS encoding type Z 30S ribosomal protein S14: MAKKAMILKQQKKQKYQTREYTRCNLCGRPHAVLRKFGICRICFRELAYKGQIPGVRKASW; the protein is encoded by the coding sequence GTGGCAAAAAAAGCAATGATCCTTAAGCAACAAAAAAAGCAAAAGTACCAAACTAGAGAATACACAAGATGCAATCTATGCGGTAGACCTCATGCGGTACTAAGAAAATTCGGAATTTGCCGTATATGCTTTAGAGAATTAGCATACAAAGGCCAAATACCAGGAGTAAGAAAAGCTTCTTGGTAA
- the rpsH gene encoding 30S ribosomal protein S8 translates to MTMTDPIADMLTRVRNASSVQHDTVDIPASNIKKEIARILLEEGYIKGYDVIEDGKQGLIRMQLKYGKNGEKVITGIKKISKPGMRVYADRNNVPKVLNGIGISVISTSKGIVTDKQARELGVGGEVICYVW, encoded by the coding sequence ATGACAATGACAGATCCAATTGCAGATATGCTAACACGTGTAAGAAACGCAAGCTCGGTACAACACGATACAGTTGACATACCTGCTTCAAATATAAAAAAGGAAATTGCCAGAATTCTTTTAGAAGAAGGATACATCAAAGGTTACGACGTAATCGAAGATGGAAAGCAAGGACTTATCAGAATGCAACTTAAGTATGGCAAAAATGGTGAAAAAGTTATTACTGGAATCAAGAAAATTTCTAAGCCAGGTATGAGAGTATACGCTGATAGAAACAATGTTCCAAAAGTACTTAACGGTATTGGAATATCAGTAATATCTACTTCAAAAGGAATTGTAACAGATAAGCAAGCTAGAGAGCTTGGCGTAGGTGGAGAAGTAATCTGCTACGTATGGTAA
- the rplR gene encoding 50S ribosomal protein L18, translating into MFKKVDKNANRIARHKRVRKTVKGTPERPRLNVYRSTNNIYVQIVDDINRITLVSASTIDKELKGTLSSTSNKDAAKKVGELAAKRALEKGIDTVVFDRGGYIYHGRIQELAEALREAGLKF; encoded by the coding sequence TTGTTCAAGAAGGTAGATAAAAACGCAAACCGTATTGCTAGACACAAGAGAGTGCGTAAAACGGTAAAGGGAACTCCTGAAAGACCAAGACTTAACGTGTACAGAAGTACTAATAATATTTATGTACAAATCGTTGATGATATAAACAGAATTACCCTTGTATCCGCTTCTACGATTGATAAAGAATTAAAAGGAACTCTTTCAAGCACAAGCAACAAAGACGCTGCTAAAAAAGTTGGAGAGCTTGCTGCAAAAAGAGCTTTAGAAAAAGGAATCGATACTGTCGTATTTGACAGAGGAGGATATATTTATCACGGAAGAATTCAAGAGCTTGCAGAAGCTTTAAGAGAAGCTGGATTGAAATTCTAA
- the rplE gene encoding 50S ribosomal protein L5, whose protein sequence is MASRLKVKYDQEIIKALMEKFNYSNVMEVPKLEKVIINMGVGEAKDNAKILDVAIAELEKIAGQKAVTTKSRKSVANFKIREGMPIGAKVTLRGDNMYYFVDKLVNISLPRVRDFRGVSKDAFDGRGNYALGIKEQLIFPEIEYDKVDKVRGMDIIFVTTAKTDEEARELLRLIGMPFAK, encoded by the coding sequence GTGGCTTCAAGACTAAAAGTAAAATACGATCAAGAGATCATAAAAGCACTTATGGAAAAATTCAACTACAGCAATGTAATGGAAGTTCCTAAGCTTGAAAAAGTAATAATCAACATGGGTGTCGGTGAGGCGAAAGACAACGCTAAAATATTAGATGTTGCTATTGCTGAACTTGAAAAGATAGCTGGACAAAAAGCAGTTACAACAAAATCAAGAAAATCTGTTGCTAACTTCAAGATAAGAGAAGGAATGCCAATCGGAGCAAAAGTTACTCTTAGAGGAGATAATATGTATTACTTCGTTGATAAACTAGTAAACATATCACTTCCAAGGGTACGTGACTTTAGAGGTGTAAGTAAAGATGCTTTCGACGGAAGAGGAAACTATGCGCTTGGAATTAAAGAGCAACTTATTTTCCCAGAAATCGAATATGATAAAGTAGATAAGGTTAGAGGTATGGATATCATATTTGTAACAACTGCAAAAACCGACGAAGAAGCAAGAGAGCTACTTAGACTAATCGGAATGCCTTTTGCAAAGTAA
- the rpmJ gene encoding 50S ribosomal protein L36 — protein sequence MKVRPSVKPICEKCKIIKRKGKVMVICENPKHKQKQG from the coding sequence ATGAAAGTAAGGCCATCTGTTAAGCCTATTTGCGAAAAATGCAAAATAATTAAAAGAAAAGGCAAAGTAATGGTTATCTGCGAAAATCCTAAACATAAGCAAAAACAAGGTTAG